From the genome of Clostridium sp. BNL1100, one region includes:
- a CDS encoding MFS transporter produces the protein MVFKFKRPRLYGDVSDENYELSRRRFILEGCLSNGVYTLTAGAFLAGYAKFLGASDQIIGLIAAMPLLANILQMFSPIFLEKLTSRKSLIVITCIFYRSLLGLMIVIPLLTQNTSVRLLLLGGMYFTSYLIFSFSNPAGGSWIISLVPERYRGRYFGLRDTFIISSAAVLSLSMGRILDIFKVSGREFLGFIFVFSIVLVLVVMNIYVLRKIKEPEIVPIRQNINIKSLFTLPLKNKQFLSVILLNAAWNFAAQIALPFFSVYMVTGLKLSYTFIMFANILLSVVQASTAKVWGKLADKFSWEVTTVASIGMLGLCHLTWAFVTKEICYVIIPFIQIVAGAGWAGVNMSLFNIQFKHAPQEGRTIFVGFNAAAAGLAGFASALLGAFLVGALDNVKINIGITVLNNMLIIFGLSGTLVILCAVFFAYKFRTNSRKKENVESDNYLAG, from the coding sequence ATGGTATTCAAATTTAAAAGACCAAGGCTTTATGGCGATGTTTCAGATGAGAATTATGAGCTAAGCCGTAGGCGTTTTATACTTGAGGGGTGCCTTTCCAACGGTGTCTATACCCTTACAGCAGGTGCGTTTTTGGCGGGGTATGCAAAATTTTTAGGTGCATCCGATCAAATTATAGGCCTTATTGCGGCTATGCCATTGCTGGCCAATATTCTACAGATGTTCAGCCCGATATTTTTGGAGAAGCTTACCAGTAGAAAGAGCTTGATTGTTATTACCTGTATTTTTTATAGATCATTGCTTGGACTGATGATAGTCATTCCGCTTTTAACACAGAATACGTCAGTCAGGTTGCTTTTGCTGGGAGGTATGTATTTTACGTCATATCTTATTTTCAGCTTTTCTAACCCTGCAGGCGGAAGTTGGATTATTAGTCTAGTTCCCGAGCGATACAGGGGCAGGTATTTTGGGTTAAGGGATACCTTTATAATTTCATCAGCCGCTGTTCTTTCACTATCCATGGGTAGGATACTTGACATATTCAAAGTGTCGGGGAGAGAATTTCTGGGTTTTATTTTTGTTTTCTCAATTGTTTTGGTTTTAGTTGTAATGAATATTTATGTACTTAGAAAGATTAAAGAGCCTGAAATAGTACCTATTAGGCAGAACATAAATATCAAGAGTCTGTTTACGCTGCCTTTAAAAAATAAGCAGTTCCTCTCGGTTATCTTATTAAATGCAGCATGGAATTTTGCAGCGCAGATTGCACTGCCTTTCTTTTCTGTTTATATGGTAACAGGTCTAAAACTGTCATATACGTTTATAATGTTTGCAAATATTCTGTTATCCGTAGTACAGGCTTCTACAGCTAAGGTTTGGGGAAAACTGGCTGACAAATTCAGCTGGGAGGTTACTACTGTTGCTTCCATAGGTATGTTGGGCTTGTGCCACCTGACTTGGGCTTTTGTAACCAAAGAAATCTGCTATGTAATTATACCGTTTATTCAGATAGTAGCCGGAGCCGGATGGGCAGGGGTAAACATGTCACTGTTCAATATTCAGTTCAAACACGCACCACAGGAAGGGCGTACAATATTTGTAGGATTTAATGCTGCAGCGGCAGGACTGGCCGGATTTGCAAGCGCATTGCTGGGAGCATTTCTCGTAGGAGCCCTGGACAATGTGAAAATTAATATTGGGATAACTGTACTCAACAATATGCTGATAATATTTGGATTATCAGGTACACTTGTAATTCTGTGCGCAGTATTTTTTGCCTATAAATTCAGGACCAATAGTAGAAAAAAGGAAAATGTAGAATCTGATAATTATCTTGCAGGATAA
- a CDS encoding DUF4363 family protein produces the protein MSNNTKTVTVVVSLVLVIIISGVLTLYYLNRSCEKLEKTVDSAGLFIQSKQWDSAEKLLNDFASDWDRTKFGWAILLDHFEIDNIDNSYIKSKKYVESKDYPSALAELEALKEYIKHIPKKESFSLENIM, from the coding sequence ATGTCAAACAACACAAAAACAGTTACTGTAGTTGTTAGTTTAGTTTTGGTTATAATCATTTCAGGAGTTCTGACTCTATATTATCTGAATCGTTCCTGCGAAAAACTTGAAAAAACCGTAGACTCAGCTGGTTTATTTATACAATCTAAGCAATGGGACTCCGCAGAAAAGCTCCTGAATGATTTTGCATCCGATTGGGACAGAACAAAGTTTGGTTGGGCTATCCTTTTAGACCATTTTGAGATTGATAATATTGATAACTCATATATAAAATCTAAGAAATATGTTGAGAGCAAGGATTATCCTTCTGCTTTGGCAGAACTGGAGGCATTGAAAGAGTATATTAAACATATCCCCAAAAAAGAGAGTTTTTCCTTGGAGAATATTATGTAG
- a CDS encoding IS1182 family transposase: MQHKNYTEFNGYYQLVLPLNLEMLIPEDDSVRLLSQILEGLNYTKLYKAYSSTGRKPAVDPKTMFKVITYANSNNIYSSRKIETACKRDINFMWLLQGESKPDHSTIARFRKDYLPEAIEDLFYQMVQHLHSIGEVKFENLFVDGTKIEANANRYTFVWKKVVNKNEAKMFEKIKACLEDINQSYLTNFSVSKDSILADLEQVLEYLKDKQKEDNIEFVHGIGKRKTQLQRFTEQFKEFKERQEKYNAHNQLFEGRNSYSKTDTDATFMHMKDDHMRNTQLKPAYNVQIGVESEYVTGIGIFQDRNDIATLIPFLKSMESNLGRCYENVIADSGYESEENYLYLEEKHQKSYIKPQTYEIWKKKSFKKDISKRENMQYDEEKDEYTCHNGKQLKMSGTTHRKSATGYRSEISIYECEDCSNCPYKSKCTKAQGNRKMQVSKTFVKKRQKSYENILTEKGILLRVNRSIQVEGAFGVLKSDYNFSRFLTRGKNSVKTEFILLCFGYNINKLHSKIQNDRCGKELHEVKAC, from the coding sequence ATGCAACATAAAAATTATACCGAATTTAACGGATACTATCAATTAGTTTTGCCTTTAAATTTGGAGATGTTAATACCTGAAGATGATTCTGTCAGACTGTTAAGCCAAATATTGGAGGGATTGAATTACACAAAGTTGTATAAGGCTTACTCTTCTACTGGAAGAAAACCGGCAGTTGACCCAAAGACCATGTTTAAGGTAATAACATATGCAAACTCAAATAACATATACTCAAGTAGAAAAATTGAAACTGCATGTAAAAGAGATATTAATTTCATGTGGTTGCTCCAAGGGGAATCAAAGCCAGATCACTCAACTATAGCCAGATTCCGTAAGGATTATCTTCCAGAGGCAATAGAAGACCTATTCTATCAAATGGTACAGCACCTGCATTCTATCGGAGAAGTTAAATTCGAAAACCTTTTTGTGGATGGTACTAAAATTGAGGCAAATGCAAACCGCTATACCTTTGTATGGAAGAAAGTAGTCAATAAAAACGAAGCAAAGATGTTTGAGAAAATAAAAGCTTGCTTAGAGGATATAAACCAGTCATATTTGACTAACTTTTCAGTATCAAAAGATAGCATATTGGCGGATTTAGAGCAAGTTCTTGAATATTTAAAGGACAAGCAAAAAGAAGATAACATAGAATTTGTTCATGGAATCGGAAAACGTAAAACTCAATTACAAAGATTCACAGAGCAGTTCAAGGAATTTAAAGAACGTCAGGAAAAATACAATGCCCATAACCAGCTGTTCGAGGGGAGAAACAGTTATTCCAAAACGGATACTGATGCAACATTCATGCATATGAAAGATGACCACATGCGTAATACTCAGCTAAAACCTGCCTACAATGTTCAGATTGGAGTTGAAAGCGAGTATGTTACTGGCATTGGAATTTTTCAGGATAGGAATGACATTGCTACACTAATCCCATTTCTAAAAAGTATGGAATCAAACTTAGGTAGATGTTATGAAAACGTAATTGCAGACTCTGGCTATGAGAGCGAAGAAAACTATCTGTATTTGGAAGAAAAGCATCAGAAAAGCTATATAAAACCTCAAACATACGAGATATGGAAGAAGAAAAGCTTCAAGAAAGATATCAGCAAGCGTGAAAATATGCAGTATGATGAAGAGAAAGATGAGTATACGTGCCATAATGGAAAACAATTAAAAATGTCAGGAACAACTCATAGAAAATCAGCAACAGGATATCGTTCCGAGATTAGCATATATGAATGTGAAGATTGCAGTAATTGCCCCTATAAGTCTAAGTGTACAAAAGCCCAAGGAAATCGCAAAATGCAGGTATCTAAGACATTTGTAAAAAAGAGACAAAAATCTTATGAAAACATCTTGACGGAGAAAGGCATTCTTCTAAGGGTAAATCGTTCCATCCAAGTTGAAGGAGCCTTTGGAGTTCTAAAAAGTGATTACAATTTCAGCCGTTTTTTAACACGAGGGAAAAACAGTGTTAAAACCGAATTTATCCTGCTGTGTTTTGGCTATAACATAAACAAATTACACTCCAAAATTCAAAATGACCGATGTGGAAAAGAACTTCATGAAGTAAAAGCCTGCTAA
- a CDS encoding sodium:calcium antiporter, whose protein sequence is MLDNILILLLSLGIILTGCELFTNGIEWLGKKLRLGDGVVGSIFSAVGTCLPETLIPVIALLFSNNRKDSVDIGIGAIVGAPFMLSTLAFFITGLSVIIFSGRRQTGMNLNTNLDILGRDISFFVIVYTCAISVSFFSVGFIKNITAILLIAAYIYYVFKTVNSDKASNEEIDELIFSKTFKLNENIPVILAQIALALFSIILGAEMFVGNIEVISGALGISTLALSIIITPIATELPEKFNSVIWISKNKDTLSLGNISGAMVFQSCIPVSIGILTTDWKLDIITLVSSLLALSSTLVTYIWVKVKKSLTPLPLLSGGVFYALFIAFLILRGFK, encoded by the coding sequence ATGCTGGATAACATACTAATTTTATTACTTAGTCTTGGAATAATCCTTACAGGATGCGAGTTATTTACAAATGGAATTGAGTGGTTAGGTAAAAAGCTAAGGCTTGGAGACGGGGTTGTAGGTAGTATTTTTTCTGCCGTCGGAACCTGTCTGCCTGAAACACTGATACCTGTAATTGCTTTGCTTTTTTCAAATAATCGTAAGGACTCCGTGGATATAGGAATCGGTGCTATTGTCGGTGCACCTTTTATGCTATCGACCCTTGCATTTTTTATAACGGGTTTAAGTGTAATAATATTCTCCGGCAGACGACAGACAGGAATGAACCTCAATACCAATTTGGATATCCTTGGGCGTGACATTTCATTTTTCGTAATTGTTTATACATGTGCCATTTCCGTGTCATTTTTCTCTGTAGGCTTTATCAAGAATATAACTGCAATACTTCTAATAGCCGCTTATATCTATTACGTATTTAAGACAGTAAACAGTGATAAGGCAAGTAATGAAGAAATTGATGAGCTTATATTTTCAAAGACATTCAAATTAAACGAAAATATCCCGGTTATTTTGGCTCAGATTGCTCTTGCACTTTTCTCAATTATACTTGGAGCTGAAATGTTTGTGGGGAATATTGAAGTTATATCCGGGGCTTTAGGCATATCAACACTTGCCCTGTCGATTATAATTACACCTATTGCAACAGAGCTTCCTGAGAAATTTAACAGTGTTATATGGATAAGTAAAAACAAGGATACACTTTCCCTGGGAAATATATCCGGTGCTATGGTATTCCAAAGCTGTATACCGGTTTCAATAGGGATACTCACAACGGACTGGAAGCTTGACATAATAACATTGGTAAGCTCTCTGCTGGCATTGTCTTCAACTCTTGTTACATATATCTGGGTAAAAGTTAAAAAGAGCTTAACACCATTGCCGCTCCTATCCGGTGGGGTATTTTATGCATTGTTTATCGCATTTTTAATACTCAGAGGATTTAAATAA